In a genomic window of Microterricola viridarii:
- the rpsQ gene encoding 30S ribosomal protein S17 translates to MAETKKAAAAEVAETTELARGYRKTRRGYVTSDKMDKTIVVEVEDRVKHPLYGKVIRRTSKVKAHDELNSAGIGDLVVISETRPLSASKRWRLVEILEKAK, encoded by the coding sequence ATGGCTGAGACCAAGAAGGCTGCTGCAGCCGAGGTCGCCGAGACGACCGAACTCGCTCGCGGCTACCGCAAGACCCGTCGTGGCTACGTCACCAGCGACAAGATGGACAAGACCATCGTCGTTGAGGTCGAAGACCGCGTGAAGCACCCCCTGTACGGCAAGGTCATCCGCCGCACGTCCAAGGTGAAGGCTCACGACGAGCTGAACTCCGCGGGCATCGGCGACCTCGTTGTCATCAGCGAGACCCGCCCCCTCAGCGCCTCCAAGCGCTGGCGCCTGGTCGAGATTCTCGAGAAGGCCAAGTAA
- the rplN gene encoding 50S ribosomal protein L14 has product MLQQESRLKVADNTGAKELLTIRVLGGSGRRYAGIGDVIVATVKDAIPGGNVKKGDVVKAVVVRVKKQTRRPDGSYIKFDENAAVILKNDGDPRGTRIFGPVGRELRDKKFMKIISLAPEVI; this is encoded by the coding sequence GTGCTTCAGCAAGAATCACGGCTCAAGGTTGCCGACAACACAGGCGCCAAGGAGCTTCTCACCATTCGCGTTCTCGGTGGCTCCGGCCGCCGCTACGCCGGCATCGGTGACGTCATCGTTGCCACCGTCAAGGACGCAATCCCCGGCGGCAACGTCAAGAAGGGCGACGTCGTCAAGGCTGTCGTCGTGCGCGTCAAAAAGCAGACCCGTCGTCCCGACGGTTCCTACATCAAGTTCGACGAGAACGCCGCAGTGATCCTGAAGAACGACGGTGACCCCCGCGGTACCCGTATCTTCGGCCCGGTCGGCCGTGAGCTTCGTGACAAGAAGTTCATGAAGATCATCTCGTTGGCACCGGAGGTTATCTAA
- the rplX gene encoding 50S ribosomal protein L24, with product MANIKKGDLVEVITGRRQEKGGDRGKQGKVIQVLVEKNRVIVEGVNFVTKHVRVGQTQGGTKTGGIEKHEASIHVSNVALVDPETKKPTRVGFRNEEVTKDGVTKTVRVRYAKKSGKDL from the coding sequence ATGGCGAACATCAAGAAGGGTGACCTCGTAGAGGTCATCACCGGCCGCCGCCAGGAAAAGGGCGGTGACCGCGGCAAGCAGGGCAAGGTCATCCAGGTCCTCGTTGAGAAGAACCGCGTGATCGTGGAGGGTGTCAACTTCGTCACCAAGCACGTTCGCGTCGGCCAGACTCAGGGTGGCACCAAGACGGGCGGCATCGAGAAGCACGAGGCATCGATCCACGTGTCCAACGTTGCGCTCGTCGACCCCGAGACCAAGAAGCCCACGCGCGTCGGTTTCCGCAATGAGGAAGTAACGAAGGACGGCGTCACCAAGACGGTCCGCGTTCGTTACGCCAAGAAGTCAGGTAAGGACCTCTAA
- the rplE gene encoding 50S ribosomal protein L5: protein MTDIATGKIQPRLKAKFQGEISDALKAELGLTNVNQIPGLVKIVVNMGVGEAARDGKIIDGAVADLTKITGQKPQVTKARKSIAQFKLREGQPIGAHVTLRGDRMWEFLDRTLSLALPRIRDFRGLSDKQFDGNGNYTFGLTEQVMFHEIDQDKIDRVRGMDITVVTTAKNDEQGRALLKALGFPFKTAENS, encoded by the coding sequence ATGACTGACATCGCTACTGGCAAAATCCAGCCGCGTCTCAAGGCGAAGTTCCAGGGAGAGATCTCTGACGCTCTGAAGGCCGAGCTCGGCCTGACAAACGTCAACCAGATCCCCGGACTCGTCAAGATCGTCGTGAACATGGGTGTCGGTGAGGCAGCCCGCGATGGCAAGATCATCGATGGCGCTGTTGCCGACCTGACCAAGATCACCGGTCAGAAGCCGCAGGTCACCAAGGCTCGCAAGTCGATCGCCCAGTTCAAGCTGCGTGAGGGCCAGCCCATCGGCGCCCACGTCACGCTTCGTGGCGACCGCATGTGGGAGTTCCTGGACCGCACGCTGTCCCTCGCTCTGCCCCGCATCCGCGACTTCCGCGGCCTGTCGGACAAGCAGTTCGATGGCAACGGCAACTACACCTTCGGTCTGACCGAGCAGGTTATGTTCCACGAAATCGACCAGGACAAGATCGACCGCGTTCGCGGCATGGACATCACTGTTGTGACGACTGCCAAGAACGACGAACAGGGTCGCGCGCTGCTCAAGGCGCTCGGCTTCCCGTTCAAGACGGCCGAGAACTCCTAG
- the rpsH gene encoding 30S ribosomal protein S8, translating into MTMTDPVADMLTRLRNANSAYHDTVSMPHSKLKSHIAEILKREGYISGFEVTDAKVGQTLTLALKFGPNRERSIVGIKRVSKPGLRVYAKSTEIPTVLGGLGVAILSTSSGLLTDRQAEKKGVGGEVLAYVW; encoded by the coding sequence ATGACGATGACAGATCCGGTCGCAGACATGCTGACCAGACTGCGCAACGCTAACTCGGCGTACCACGACACCGTGTCTATGCCGCACAGCAAGCTCAAGTCGCACATTGCTGAAATCCTCAAGCGTGAGGGTTACATCTCCGGCTTCGAGGTCACCGACGCGAAGGTCGGACAGACCCTCACGCTGGCCCTCAAGTTCGGCCCCAACCGTGAGCGCTCGATCGTTGGCATCAAGCGTGTCTCGAAGCCCGGCCTCCGCGTTTACGCAAAGTCGACCGAGATCCCCACGGTTCTCGGTGGCCTCGGTGTTGCCATTCTGTCCACCTCCAGCGGCCTCCTCACGGACCGCCAGGCCGAGAAGAAGGGCGTGGGTGGGGAAGTCCTCGCCTACGTGTGGTAA
- the rplF gene encoding 50S ribosomal protein L6 — MSRIGRLPIDIPAGVTVTISGQNVAVKGPKGELSLVIASPIEAKVEENQVLVTRPDDERASRSLHGLTRTLIANNIIGVTEGYSKGLEIVGTGYRVAQKGNSLEFALGFSHPVTVDAPEGITFTVEGNTKLTVAGIDKQAVGEVAANIRKIKKPEPYKGKGIRYAGEVVRRKAGKAGK; from the coding sequence ATGTCACGTATTGGTCGACTTCCCATTGACATTCCCGCAGGCGTCACTGTGACGATCTCGGGCCAGAACGTCGCCGTCAAGGGCCCGAAGGGCGAGCTCTCGCTCGTCATCGCCAGCCCGATCGAGGCCAAGGTCGAGGAGAACCAGGTTCTGGTCACTCGCCCCGACGACGAGCGCGCATCGCGTTCGCTGCACGGCCTCACGCGCACGCTCATCGCAAACAACATCATCGGCGTCACCGAGGGCTACTCCAAGGGCCTCGAGATCGTCGGCACCGGTTACCGCGTCGCGCAGAAGGGCAACTCGCTCGAGTTCGCTCTCGGCTTCTCGCACCCCGTCACGGTTGACGCCCCTGAGGGCATCACCTTCACGGTCGAGGGCAACACCAAGCTCACCGTTGCAGGCATCGACAAGCAGGCCGTCGGTGAGGTTGCCGCCAACATCCGCAAGATCAAGAAGCCGGAGCCCTACAAGGGCAAGGGCATCCGCTACGCCGGCGAGGTTGTCCGTCGTAAGGCCGGAAAGGCTGGTAAGTAA
- the rplR gene encoding 50S ribosomal protein L18, with amino-acid sequence MGLGTRGKSKSAARTRRHTRLRKKIEGTAVRPRLVVNRSARHIFVQVVDDSKGHTVASASTMEADMRTFDGDKSAKARKIGELVAARAQAAGIDAVVFDRGGSKYAGRIAAVADGAREAGLKL; translated from the coding sequence ATGGGTCTCGGAACCAGAGGAAAGAGCAAGTCGGCTGCGCGCACACGTCGCCACACCCGACTTCGCAAGAAGATCGAGGGCACCGCGGTTCGTCCGCGCCTCGTCGTCAACCGTTCGGCTCGTCACATCTTCGTGCAGGTCGTGGACGACAGCAAGGGCCACACCGTGGCCTCGGCGTCGACCATGGAAGCAGACATGCGCACCTTCGACGGCGACAAGTCGGCCAAGGCCCGCAAGATCGGCGAGCTCGTCGCCGCGCGCGCGCAGGCTGCCGGCATTGACGCAGTCGTTTTCGACCGTGGTGGTAGCAAGTACGCAGGTCGTATCGCTGCTGTTGCCGATGGAGCGCGAGAGGCAGGGCTCAAGCTGTGA
- the rpsE gene encoding 30S ribosomal protein S5 encodes MSEITKEQEVAVEAPVETAASTAPAQNEREARRGGRERNPNRGDRGARDAEKSQFLERVVTINRVSKVVKGGRRFSFTALVVVGDGNGLVGVGYGKAREVPTAISKGVEEAKKNFFRVPRVASTIPHPVQGEAAAGVVLLRPAAAGTGVIAGGPVRAVLECAGIHDVLSKSLGSSNTINIVHATVAALQQLEEPRAVAARRGLPYDEVAPARLLRAEAQAAEAAAAAKAGA; translated from the coding sequence GTGAGCGAGATTACTAAGGAGCAAGAGGTGGCTGTAGAGGCACCGGTGGAGACCGCTGCGTCGACGGCTCCCGCCCAGAACGAGCGTGAGGCTCGTCGCGGCGGCCGTGAGCGCAACCCCAACCGCGGCGATCGCGGAGCCCGCGACGCTGAGAAGAGCCAGTTCCTGGAGCGCGTTGTCACCATCAACCGCGTGTCGAAGGTCGTCAAGGGTGGTCGTCGCTTCAGCTTCACCGCTCTCGTCGTCGTCGGCGATGGCAACGGACTCGTTGGCGTTGGCTACGGCAAGGCCCGCGAGGTCCCGACCGCCATCTCCAAGGGCGTCGAGGAGGCAAAGAAGAACTTCTTCCGCGTCCCCCGCGTCGCCAGCACCATCCCGCACCCCGTGCAGGGTGAGGCTGCAGCCGGCGTCGTCCTGCTGCGTCCGGCCGCTGCCGGTACCGGTGTTATCGCCGGTGGCCCGGTTCGCGCCGTCCTCGAGTGCGCTGGCATCCACGACGTTCTGAGCAAGTCGCTCGGTTCTTCGAACACGATCAACATCGTGCACGCAACCGTCGCAGCCCTGCAGCAGCTCGAGGAACCTCGTGCAGTTGCCGCCCGTCGTGGGCTCCCCTACGACGAGGTCGCCCCGGCTCGTCTGCTTCGTGCAGAGGCTCAGGCAGCCGAGGCCGCCGCAGCAGCGAAGGCAGGTGCGTAA
- the rpmD gene encoding 50S ribosomal protein L30: protein MAAQLKVTQIKSKVSEKQYQRDTLRSLGLKRIGDVVVREDTPQNRGYVKTVAHLVKVEEID from the coding sequence ATGGCCGCGCAGCTCAAGGTTACGCAGATCAAGTCCAAAGTTAGTGAGAAGCAGTACCAGCGCGACACGCTTCGCAGCCTGGGTCTCAAGCGCATCGGTGACGTTGTCGTTCGTGAAGACACCCCGCAGAACCGCGGGTACGTCAAGACTGTCGCTCACCTTGTCAAGGTCGAGGAGATTGACTAA
- the rplO gene encoding 50S ribosomal protein L15, which translates to MADAKETAEKDAVKAPAKKAATKAPAKAAAAKAPAKAEVVEAREQVLKVHHLRPAPGAKKAKTRVGRGEGSKGKTAGRGTKGTKARYQVRIGFEGGQMPLHMRTPKLRGFKNPFRVEYQVVNLDKLAELYPTGGDVTISDLVAKGAVRNNEKVKVLGEGDISVKLNVTVDKVSGSAEAKIVAAGGSIN; encoded by the coding sequence ATGGCTGACGCCAAGGAAACAGCAGAGAAGGACGCCGTCAAGGCTCCGGCCAAGAAGGCCGCAACCAAGGCTCCGGCCAAGGCTGCAGCTGCCAAGGCTCCGGCCAAGGCTGAGGTCGTCGAGGCCCGCGAGCAGGTTCTGAAGGTGCACCACCTTCGTCCGGCTCCCGGCGCCAAGAAGGCCAAGACCCGCGTTGGTCGTGGTGAGGGATCCAAGGGTAAGACCGCGGGTCGCGGCACCAAGGGCACCAAGGCCCGCTACCAGGTTCGTATCGGCTTCGAGGGTGGGCAGATGCCTCTGCACATGCGCACCCCCAAGCTGCGCGGCTTCAAGAACCCGTTCCGCGTTGAGTACCAGGTTGTCAACCTGGACAAGCTCGCCGAGCTCTACCCCACCGGTGGAGACGTCACCATCAGCGACCTGGTCGCCAAGGGTGCGGTGCGCAACAACGAGAAGGTCAAGGTTCTCGGCGAGGGCGACATCAGCGTTAAGCTGAATGTCACCGTCGACAAGGTCTCCGGCTCCGCCGAGGCCAAGATCGTCGCCGCTGGCGGATCAATCAACTAA
- the secY gene encoding preprotein translocase subunit SecY, translating to MFSAIARIFRTPDLRRKIGFTLGMVALFRLGSFIPAPFVDFNSVQQCLAATSDTSGLYELVNLFSGGALLQLSIFALGIMPYITASIIVQLLRVVIPHFETLYKEGQSGQSTLTQYTRYLTIALAVLQSTTLITVARSGALFGSSGGPACTQLLTNDAWYAIMLMVLTMTAGTGVIMWMGELITERGVGNGMSLLIFTSIAAMFPNSLGRIAASKGWGTLAIVIAIGLVVVAAVVFVEQSQRRIPVQYAKRMVGRRTYGGNNTYIPIKVNMAGVIPVIFASSLLYLPALIAQFNQPAPGQEPQPWVLWVTANLTGGGQPLYMALYFLLIVGFTYFYVAITFNPEEVADNMKKYGGFIPGIRAGRPTAEYLDYVLTRITLPGALYLGIIALLPLVAFSAVGADQNFPFGGASILIIVGVGLETVKQIDSQLQQRHYEGLLR from the coding sequence GTGTTTAGCGCCATCGCGCGGATCTTCCGCACGCCCGATCTTCGCAGGAAGATCGGATTCACCTTGGGCATGGTTGCCCTGTTCCGACTGGGCTCGTTTATCCCGGCGCCGTTCGTTGACTTCAACAGCGTGCAGCAGTGTCTCGCGGCTACCTCGGACACCTCTGGTCTCTACGAGCTCGTCAACCTGTTCAGCGGTGGAGCCCTCCTCCAGCTCTCCATCTTCGCGCTGGGCATCATGCCGTACATCACGGCCTCGATCATCGTGCAGCTGCTGCGCGTGGTCATCCCACACTTTGAGACCCTCTACAAGGAGGGTCAGTCGGGTCAGTCAACGCTGACGCAGTACACCCGATACCTCACCATCGCGCTGGCAGTGCTGCAGTCGACCACTCTGATCACCGTCGCCCGCAGTGGCGCGCTGTTCGGCAGCTCTGGCGGCCCGGCATGTACCCAGCTGCTGACCAACGACGCCTGGTACGCCATCATGCTGATGGTCCTCACGATGACCGCCGGTACCGGTGTCATCATGTGGATGGGCGAGCTCATCACCGAGCGCGGCGTCGGCAACGGCATGTCGCTGCTGATCTTCACCTCGATCGCCGCCATGTTCCCGAACTCGCTCGGCCGCATTGCCGCATCCAAGGGCTGGGGAACCCTCGCCATCGTGATCGCCATCGGGCTCGTGGTCGTCGCCGCCGTCGTCTTCGTCGAGCAATCGCAACGACGCATCCCGGTGCAGTACGCCAAGCGCATGGTGGGGCGCCGCACCTACGGCGGCAACAACACCTACATCCCGATCAAGGTCAACATGGCCGGCGTGATCCCCGTGATCTTCGCCTCCTCGCTGCTCTACCTGCCCGCACTGATCGCGCAGTTCAACCAGCCGGCACCCGGCCAGGAGCCGCAGCCGTGGGTGCTCTGGGTCACCGCGAACCTCACCGGCGGCGGCCAGCCCCTCTACATGGCGCTGTACTTCCTGCTCATCGTCGGCTTCACCTACTTCTACGTCGCCATCACCTTCAACCCTGAAGAGGTCGCTGACAACATGAAGAAGTACGGTGGCTTCATCCCCGGCATCCGTGCCGGTCGACCCACCGCCGAGTACCTCGACTATGTGCTCACCCGCATTACGCTTCCCGGCGCGCTGTACCTGGGCATCATCGCCCTGCTGCCGCTGGTCGCGTTCTCCGCGGTCGGCGCCGACCAGAACTTCCCGTTCGGCGGCGCGTCCATCTTGATCATCGTTGGTGTTGGTCTCGAGACGGTCAAGCAGATCGACTCGCAGCTGCAGCAGCGTCACTACGAAGGGTTGCTGCGATGA
- a CDS encoding adenylate kinase, giving the protein MSTTTAESNIARGARLLIVGPPGAGKGTQAKRIGATFGIPDISTGDIFRFHITNETELGLRVKAIVAAGDYVPDSLTNEIVASRLDEADAANGFLLDGYPRTLEQVHYLDALLEKKGQPLEAVIRLVADQEELIARLTKRAHEQGRADDTEEAIRHRQEVYLRETAPLVEVFRERGLLIDVDGLGSVDEVGDRISAALQAAGIGSADSAAVAS; this is encoded by the coding sequence ATGAGCACTACCACCGCAGAGAGCAACATCGCCCGGGGCGCACGCCTCCTGATCGTCGGCCCGCCCGGCGCCGGCAAGGGCACTCAGGCCAAGCGCATCGGCGCGACGTTCGGGATCCCCGACATCTCGACCGGCGACATCTTCCGCTTCCACATCACGAACGAGACTGAGCTCGGCCTGCGCGTCAAGGCGATCGTCGCCGCCGGCGACTACGTGCCGGACTCGCTCACCAACGAGATCGTGGCCTCTCGCCTCGACGAGGCGGACGCCGCCAACGGCTTCCTCCTCGACGGCTACCCCCGCACGCTGGAGCAGGTGCACTACCTGGACGCGCTGTTGGAGAAGAAGGGTCAGCCCCTCGAGGCCGTGATCCGCCTGGTCGCCGACCAGGAGGAGCTCATCGCCCGGCTCACCAAGCGCGCCCACGAGCAGGGCCGCGCCGACGACACCGAAGAGGCCATCCGCCACCGCCAGGAGGTCTACCTCCGCGAGACCGCCCCGCTCGTCGAGGTCTTCCGCGAGCGTGGCCTGCTGATCGACGTCGACGGCCTCGGCAGCGTCGACGAGGTCGGCGACCGCATCAGCGCAGCACTGCAGGCAGCGGGAATCGGCTCAGCCGACTCCGCCGCCGTCGCTTCCTAG
- the map gene encoding type I methionyl aminopeptidase encodes MGFRRASIYKSAAELRQMVAPGLVTAAGLDAVRNSIRPGITPLELDAIAEAAIIAAGGVSNFQMVPGYSHTLCISVNADVVHGIPSSRPLEPGDIVSVDGGADVAGWSGDSAFTVVVPDPSRPELVAARQHLSDVTEGSLWAGIARLARARHLNEVGDAVQGYVEANPAPGRDEPYGILTDYIGHGIGRSMHEEPPVFNYRVRQKGPEVKPGLVVAIEPMVVAGDIDTFTQDDEWTVTTEDGSDASHWEHSVAVHSGGIWVLTAVDGGAAKLAPLGVVPVPIP; translated from the coding sequence GTGGGATTCCGTCGCGCCTCGATCTACAAGTCAGCCGCCGAGCTCCGGCAGATGGTGGCGCCCGGCCTGGTCACGGCCGCCGGCCTCGACGCGGTGCGCAACAGCATCCGCCCGGGCATCACCCCGCTTGAACTCGACGCCATCGCCGAGGCCGCGATCATCGCGGCCGGCGGGGTCTCGAACTTCCAGATGGTGCCAGGCTACAGCCACACGCTGTGCATCTCGGTGAACGCCGACGTCGTGCACGGCATCCCGAGCAGCCGTCCGCTCGAGCCCGGCGACATCGTCTCCGTCGACGGCGGCGCCGACGTCGCCGGGTGGAGCGGCGACTCGGCTTTCACCGTCGTGGTCCCGGACCCCAGCCGACCCGAGCTGGTCGCCGCCCGGCAGCACCTCTCCGATGTCACCGAGGGCTCGCTCTGGGCAGGCATCGCCCGCCTGGCCCGCGCGCGCCACCTCAACGAGGTCGGCGACGCGGTGCAGGGCTACGTCGAGGCCAACCCCGCGCCCGGCCGCGACGAGCCGTACGGCATCCTGACCGACTACATCGGCCACGGCATCGGCCGCAGCATGCACGAGGAGCCCCCGGTGTTCAACTACCGGGTGCGCCAGAAGGGCCCGGAGGTCAAGCCCGGCCTCGTCGTCGCCATCGAGCCGATGGTCGTCGCCGGAGACATCGACACGTTCACCCAGGACGACGAGTGGACCGTCACCACCGAGGACGGCAGCGACGCCTCGCACTGGGAGCACAGCGTCGCCGTGCACAGCGGCGGCATCTGGGTGCTCACCGCCGTCGACGGCGGTGCCGCGAAGCTCGCGCCGCTCGGCGTGGTCCCCGTCCCGATTCCCTAG
- a CDS encoding peroxiredoxin: protein MTSPAVLAVAGEPAPDFVLTDARGTRRALSDYRGGAVILYFYPAAFTPGCTTEACDFRENLASLQSAGYTVLGVSPDPVARLSEFAEAEQLSFPLLSDEGARVAKAWGAWGQKTRDGQISEGLLRTTAVIDADGVLQSIEYRVDPNGHVARLRAALGI, encoded by the coding sequence ATGACAAGTCCTGCAGTACTGGCCGTCGCGGGGGAGCCTGCTCCCGACTTCGTCCTGACCGATGCGCGCGGCACGCGACGGGCGCTCAGCGACTATCGCGGCGGGGCCGTCATCCTCTACTTCTACCCGGCGGCGTTCACCCCGGGCTGCACCACCGAGGCCTGCGACTTCCGCGAGAACCTGGCGAGCCTCCAGAGCGCCGGCTACACCGTGCTGGGGGTGTCACCCGATCCGGTGGCGCGCCTCAGCGAGTTCGCCGAGGCGGAGCAGCTGAGCTTCCCCCTGCTGTCCGACGAGGGCGCCCGCGTCGCGAAGGCATGGGGAGCATGGGGCCAGAAGACCCGCGACGGCCAGATCTCAGAGGGGCTGCTCCGCACCACCGCCGTCATCGACGCAGACGGTGTGCTGCAGAGCATCGAGTACCGGGTCGACCCGAACGGGCATGTGGCCCGGCTCCGCGCCGCGCTCGGTATCTGA
- the ptsP gene encoding phosphoenolpyruvate--protein phosphotransferase translates to MNVSGTGIGSGIAIGRVVRMPEPLPEPVDRPSALSPAAEKARAAEALAAVAAELRRRGEQAGGAAAEVLEAQAMFAEDPMLESDLDARVDAGKTAERAVHEAYAAYRAQLLALGGYMAERATDVDDVSQRVIAELLGQPAPGVPDPGHPFVLVARDLAPADTATLDLEQVLALVTIGGGPTSHTAILARDKAIVAIVAADGASVLRDGDEVIVDAENDLLVTDPTPEELEDAEARRAARAARLSAPLTPGALADGTPVPLLANLGSADAAVAALAAGAEGVGLFRTEFLFLDAATAPTVAEQQLEYGRLLQAFDGKKVVVRVLDAGADKPLAFLDDGHEDNPALGLRGIRALRAHEEILRDQLSALAAADAEANADLWVMAPMVATVEEAEYFSALAHELGIRVAGVMVEVPSAALLADRILRASDFASIGTNDLTQYTLAADRLLGTVAALQSPWNPAVLRLIAEVGAAGRASGKPVGICGEAAADPLLAVVLVGLGATTLSMSPAAIADVRASLLRFDSAQAAALAEAALSADGAAEAHAAARAYADGIR, encoded by the coding sequence ATGAACGTCAGCGGAACCGGCATTGGAAGCGGAATCGCGATCGGCAGGGTTGTGCGCATGCCCGAGCCGTTGCCGGAGCCGGTGGACAGGCCCAGCGCGCTGAGCCCCGCTGCGGAGAAGGCACGCGCGGCAGAGGCACTGGCCGCGGTCGCCGCCGAGCTCCGCCGCCGCGGCGAGCAGGCGGGCGGCGCGGCAGCAGAGGTGCTCGAAGCCCAGGCCATGTTCGCCGAGGACCCGATGCTGGAGAGCGACCTCGATGCGCGCGTCGACGCCGGCAAGACGGCCGAGCGCGCCGTGCACGAGGCCTACGCCGCCTACCGCGCCCAGCTCCTCGCCCTCGGCGGCTACATGGCCGAGCGCGCCACCGACGTCGACGACGTCTCGCAGCGGGTCATCGCCGAGCTGCTCGGCCAGCCGGCGCCCGGTGTGCCTGACCCCGGCCACCCGTTCGTCCTCGTCGCCCGCGACCTCGCCCCGGCCGACACCGCCACGCTGGACCTCGAGCAGGTGCTCGCCCTCGTCACCATCGGCGGAGGGCCCACCTCGCACACCGCGATCCTCGCCCGCGACAAGGCCATCGTCGCCATTGTCGCCGCCGACGGGGCGAGCGTGCTCCGCGATGGCGACGAGGTCATCGTGGACGCCGAGAACGACCTGCTGGTGACCGACCCGACCCCGGAGGAGCTGGAGGATGCCGAGGCCAGGCGCGCCGCCAGGGCCGCGCGTCTCAGCGCACCGCTCACCCCGGGCGCACTCGCCGACGGCACCCCGGTGCCGCTGCTGGCCAACCTGGGCTCCGCGGACGCCGCGGTCGCCGCGCTGGCGGCCGGTGCAGAAGGCGTCGGGCTGTTCCGCACCGAGTTCCTCTTCCTCGACGCGGCGACCGCGCCGACCGTCGCAGAGCAGCAGCTCGAGTACGGCCGCCTGCTGCAGGCGTTCGACGGCAAGAAGGTCGTCGTGCGCGTGCTCGACGCCGGGGCGGACAAACCGCTCGCCTTCCTGGACGACGGGCACGAGGACAACCCGGCCCTCGGTCTGCGCGGCATTCGCGCGCTGCGCGCCCACGAGGAGATCCTGCGCGATCAGCTGAGCGCGTTGGCCGCCGCCGATGCGGAGGCCAACGCCGACCTCTGGGTGATGGCTCCCATGGTCGCCACCGTGGAGGAGGCCGAGTATTTCAGCGCCCTCGCCCACGAGCTCGGCATCCGGGTGGCCGGTGTGATGGTCGAGGTGCCGTCCGCCGCGCTCCTGGCTGACAGGATCCTGCGGGCGAGCGACTTCGCATCGATCGGCACCAACGACCTGACCCAGTACACGCTGGCCGCCGACCGTCTGCTCGGCACCGTCGCCGCGCTGCAGAGCCCGTGGAACCCGGCCGTGCTCCGCCTGATCGCCGAGGTGGGAGCGGCCGGCCGGGCCAGCGGCAAGCCGGTCGGGATCTGCGGCGAGGCCGCAGCTGATCCGCTGCTGGCCGTCGTGCTCGTCGGCCTCGGCGCGACCACGTTGTCGATGTCGCCCGCTGCGATCGCCGACGTGCGGGCGTCGCTGCTCCGCTTCGACTCCGCGCAGGCCGCGGCCCTGGCCGAGGCGGCGCTGTCGGCCGACGGTGCAGCAGAGGCTCACGCCGCTGCCCGGGCGTACGCCGACGGCATCCGCTGA
- the infA gene encoding translation initiation factor IF-1, translated as MAKKDGVIEIEGSVVEALPNAMFRVELTNGHKVLAHISGKMRQHYIRILPEDRVIVELSPYDLTRGRIVYRYK; from the coding sequence ATGGCCAAAAAAGACGGCGTCATCGAAATCGAGGGCTCGGTGGTAGAAGCTCTGCCCAACGCGATGTTTCGCGTAGAGCTCACCAACGGACACAAGGTTCTTGCCCACATCTCGGGCAAGATGCGTCAGCACTACATCCGCATCCTCCCAGAGGACCGCGTGATTGTGGAGCTGAGCCCCTACGACCTGACCCGTGGTCGGATCGTTTACCGCTACAAGTAA
- the rpmJ gene encoding 50S ribosomal protein L36, producing the protein MKVNPSVKPICEHCKVIRRNGRVMVICKSNPRHKQRQG; encoded by the coding sequence ATGAAGGTCAACCCCAGCGTTAAGCCGATCTGCGAGCACTGCAAGGTGATTCGCCGCAACGGCCGCGTCATGGTCATCTGCAAGAGCAACCCGCGCCACAAGCAGCGTCAGGGCTAG
- the rpsM gene encoding 30S ribosomal protein S13 has protein sequence MARLAGVDIPREKRVEIALTYIYGVGRTSALKTLADTEIDGNIRVKDLSDDQLVALRDYIEGNFKVEGDLRREVAADIRRKVEIGSYEGIRHRRGLPVRGQRTKTNARTRKGPKRTVAGKKKAR, from the coding sequence ATGGCACGTCTTGCAGGCGTAGACATCCCGCGCGAAAAGCGCGTGGAGATCGCACTGACCTACATTTACGGTGTTGGGCGCACGAGTGCGCTCAAGACCCTCGCTGACACCGAGATCGACGGAAACATCCGCGTCAAGGACCTCAGCGACGACCAGCTCGTTGCACTTCGCGACTACATCGAGGGCAACTTCAAGGTAGAGGGTGACCTTCGCCGCGAGGTCGCCGCCGATATCCGCCGCAAGGTTGAGATCGGATCCTACGAGGGCATCCGCCACCGTCGCGGCCTGCCCGTGCGCGGACAGCGCACCAAGACCAACGCTCGTACCCGCAAGGGCCCGAAGCGCACCGTCGCCGGCAAGAAGAAGGCTCGCTAG